A region of the Paenibacillus sp. J23TS9 genome:
AGAAGATGTAACCAAAGTAAGCGTAGGCGACCGTGTTGTCGTTGAACCGATCTATGCATGCGGCGAATGTGAAGCCTGCCAGCAGGGCAAATATAATCTTTGCAATAAAATGGGATTCCTTGGCCTTGCCGGCGGCGGTGGTGGATTCTCAAGCTTCGTAGCTGCAGATGAGGTGATGGTCCATAAAATCCCTGATTCCGTTTCTTACGAACAAGGTGCTCTTGTGGAACCGTCCGCAGTAGCTCTTCATGCCGTTCGTTCCAGCAAATTAAAAGTAGGCGACAAGGCAGTCGTTTTCGGAACAGGTCCTATTGGTCTGCTCGTGATCGAGGCCCTGAAGGCTTCTGGAGCATCCGAAATTTATGCGGTAGAATTGTCCCCTGAACGTAAGCAAAAAGCAGCCGAGCTCGGTGCCATTGTGATCGATCCGAAGGAATTTGACGCTGTGAAGGAAATTCATAAGCTTACAAATGGCGGTGTAGATGTAGCTTATGAAGTGACGGGTGTCCCTCCAGTCCTCACACAAGCTCTGGCGTCAACCAAAATGGGTGGAGAACTCATGATCGTCAGCATCTTTGAAAAAGAAGCTCCGATTCATCCGAACAATGTTGTCATGATGGAGCGTACGATTAAAGGCATTATCGGATATCGTGATGTATTCCCTGCTGTGATCAGCCTGATGGATAAAGGCTATTTCCCTGCCGAGAAGCTCGTGACTAAACGGATCCAGTTGGATGATGTTCTTTCTGAAGGCTTTGACACGCTTCTGAAAGAAAAAAATCAAGTTAAGATCCTCGTTAAACCGGAATAATTCAGATTATCCCATCATTTTCTATCTATCCAGTTTCATCTTCCTATGGCAAAGCCGGATTCTCTTCACAGAGAAATCCGGCTCTTTTTTATGGATATTAGAATCGAATTCGGATGCATAAGCTCCATCAATATTATACTTGACAAATAAATATTTGTGTGTTATAATATAATATTTTACCTTTGACTTATACTTTTTACGGCGCTATGATAGTACCTGCTCAATGAAATCAATG
Encoded here:
- a CDS encoding 2,3-butanediol dehydrogenase; translated protein: MKALRWHGQKDLRLDHIEEPAASKGKVKIRVEWCGICGSDLHEYTSGPIFIPQAAPHPLTGEKAPIVMGHEFSGQVVEIGEDVTKVSVGDRVVVEPIYACGECEACQQGKYNLCNKMGFLGLAGGGGGFSSFVAADEVMVHKIPDSVSYEQGALVEPSAVALHAVRSSKLKVGDKAVVFGTGPIGLLVIEALKASGASEIYAVELSPERKQKAAELGAIVIDPKEFDAVKEIHKLTNGGVDVAYEVTGVPPVLTQALASTKMGGELMIVSIFEKEAPIHPNNVVMMERTIKGIIGYRDVFPAVISLMDKGYFPAEKLVTKRIQLDDVLSEGFDTLLKEKNQVKILVKPE